The Salvia miltiorrhiza cultivar Shanhuang (shh) chromosome 1, IMPLAD_Smil_shh, whole genome shotgun sequence genome has a window encoding:
- the LOC131005263 gene encoding DNA polymerase kappa isoform X1 yields the protein MTEIEKSNSGNDSARPWQTYNTVYTTAKAGMEGVDKEKVQRVVYEMSKGSKYFEHEEKKEAYMKQKIESFRAQLAKLTDSDVSHHQKIADRKIAELEATRDLSRIWLHVDMDAFYAAVETLSNPSLEGKPMAVGSMSMLSTANYEARKFGVRAAMPGFIARKLCPELIFVPIDFKKYTHISGLTRKVFHRYDPNFLAASLDEAYLDITNFCNDKGMTGAQFLVIMFPKVAEELRECIHEETGLTCSAGVAPNRLLAKVCSDINKPNGQFILPNERAAVVTFISSLPIRKIGGIGKVTENILKGVLGITTCEEMLQKSSIICALFPHTSADFFLSVSLGIGRTDTPQVTQRKSMSTERTFSSTGNETLIFQKLVDLSENLSSDMKKEGIHGRTLTLKLKTACFEVRTWAVTLPYYTCSSEDILKHAKKLLKAELPVSLRLMGLRMSHFSEGREGVAADPKQKTLSNFLVAEDASGRGPRAQAQSESSLCSDIQEPSESIDFADTHQIRDSEHTGTSHFHSEAETQETFDHQIDNFNAKVSHHDTVGASTELLPAGTGRLVESDLSSGLFEEISFDQQKRNCSNDETGSSLYPRESMFWLNDYQCSVCGAELPPSFTEERQEHFDFHLAERLQDEESSNKNRLVKPKLRFVEKEETSYNRQKKKQKRSPSRGKHIPIDVFFAKTSQNF from the exons ATGACAGAAATTGAAAAGTCAAATTCCGGGAATGATTCGGCTCGGCCATGGCAAACCTACAACACTGTTTATACTACCGCAAAAGCag GGATGGAAGGGGTGGACAAGGAAAAAGTGCAGAGGGTAGTATATGAGATGAGCAAGGGGTCCAAGTATTTTGAACACGAGGAAAAGAAAGAAGCTTACATGAAGCAGAAAATCGAGAGTTTTCGGGCGCAGCTTGCAAAGCTTACGGACTCAGATGTATCACACCATCAGAAG ATTGCTGATAGAAAAATTGCAGAATTGGAAGCCACCCGTGATCTGTCAAGGATTTGGTTACATGTAGATATGGATGCTTTTTATGCAGCCGTTGAAACACTGAGCAATCCTTCTCTAGAAGGCAAGCCAATGGCTGTTGGTAGCATGTCTATGCTATCAACAGCTAATTATGAG GCACGGAAATTTGGGGTTAGAGCTGCAATGCCTGGATTTATTGCACGTAAACTGTGTCCTGAACTAATTTTTGTTCCAATCGACTTCAAGAAATACACTCATATTAGTGGTTTAACTAGAAAAG TTTTCCACAGGTACGATCCGAACTTTCTAGCTGCAAGTTTGGATGAGGCTTACCTAGATATAACAAATTTCTGCAATGACAAAGGGATGACCGGTGCACAA TTCTTGGTGATTATGTTTCCTAAGGTGGCTGAAGAGCTTAGAGAATGTATTCACGAGGAGACTGGACTCACATGTAGTGCTGGGGTGGCACCAAATCGCTTGCTTGCCAAG GTTTGTTCAGATATCAATAAGCCAAATGGTCAGTTTATTTTGCCAAATGAGCGTGCGGCTGTTGTGACATTTATATCATCACTACCTATAAGGAAG ATTGGGGGCATTGGTAAAGTGACTGAAAATATTTTGAAAGGAGTGCTCGGAATTACGACCTGTGAGGAAATGCTGCAGAAAAGTAGTATCATATGTGCACTATTTCCTCATACATCTGCAG ATTTCTTTTTATCTGTCAGTTTGGGGATTGGGAGGACAGATACGCCTCAAGTGACCCAGAGGAAAAGTATGAGTACAGAAAGAACATTCTCATCTACAGGAAATGAGACATTGATTTTCCAGAAATTAG TTGATCTTTCAGAAAATCTTTCCTCCGACATGAAGAAAGAAGGCATCCATGGAAGAACATTGACATTAAAGTTGAAAACAGCATGTTTTGAG gTTCGAACTTGGGCAGTGACTCTACCATATTATACTTGCTCAAGTGAGGACATTTTGAAACACGCGAAGAAGCTTCTCAAGGCTGAACTTCCGGTATCACTCAGACTCATGG GACTGCGAATGTCACACTTCAGTGAAGGCAGAGAAGGTGTTGCAGCTGATCCTAAACAAAAGACACTTTCTAACTTTCTAGTGGCAGAGGATGCTTCTGGACGAGGGCCCAGAGCTCAAGCACAGTCAGAGTCCAGTTTATGTAGTGATATACAAGAACCATCCGAATCAATTGATTTTGCAGATACCCATCAGATACGAGACTCTGAACACACGGGCACAAGTCATTTTCACAGTGAAGCTGAAACTCAAGAAACTTTTGATCACCAGATTGACAATTTCAATGCAAAG GTTTCTCATCACGATACAGTTGGAGCTTCGACAGAGCTCCTTCCAGCAGGAACTGGTCGATTAGTGGAAAGTGATTTGTCGTCTGGGCTGTTTGAGGAAATCAGTTTTGATCAACAGAAGAGAAACTGCAGCAACGACGAGACAGGGTCTTCACTATATCCTAGAGAATCCATGTTTTGGTTGAATGACTACCAATGCTCTGTATGTGGAGCCGAACTGCCTCCCAGCTTTACGGAGGAAAGGCAAGAGCATTTCGATTTCCATCTCGCTGAGCGTCTGCAAGATGAGGAGTCGAGCAACAAAAACAGACTTGTTAAGCCTAAGCTAAG GTTCGTCGAGAAGGAAGAGACGAGCTATAATCGACAGAAAAAGAAGCAGAAAAGATCTCCTTCACGGGGTAAGCACATTCCAATCGATGTGTTCTTTGCAAAGACAAGCCAAAACTTCTGA
- the LOC131005263 gene encoding DNA polymerase kappa isoform X2, with protein MTEIEKSNSGNDSARPWQTYNTVYTTAKAGMEGVDKEKVQRVVYEMSKGSKYFEHEEKKEAYMKQKIESFRAQLAKLTDSDVSHHQKIADRKIAELEATRDLSRIWLHVDMDAFYAAVETLSNPSLEGKPMAVGSMSMLSTANYEARKFGVRAAMPGFIARKLCPELIFVPIDFKKYTHISGLTRKVFHRYDPNFLAASLDEAYLDITNFCNDKGMTGAQVAEELRECIHEETGLTCSAGVAPNRLLAKVCSDINKPNGQFILPNERAAVVTFISSLPIRKIGGIGKVTENILKGVLGITTCEEMLQKSSIICALFPHTSADFFLSVSLGIGRTDTPQVTQRKSMSTERTFSSTGNETLIFQKLVDLSENLSSDMKKEGIHGRTLTLKLKTACFEVRTWAVTLPYYTCSSEDILKHAKKLLKAELPVSLRLMGLRMSHFSEGREGVAADPKQKTLSNFLVAEDASGRGPRAQAQSESSLCSDIQEPSESIDFADTHQIRDSEHTGTSHFHSEAETQETFDHQIDNFNAKVSHHDTVGASTELLPAGTGRLVESDLSSGLFEEISFDQQKRNCSNDETGSSLYPRESMFWLNDYQCSVCGAELPPSFTEERQEHFDFHLAERLQDEESSNKNRLVKPKLRFVEKEETSYNRQKKKQKRSPSRGKHIPIDVFFAKTSQNF; from the exons ATGACAGAAATTGAAAAGTCAAATTCCGGGAATGATTCGGCTCGGCCATGGCAAACCTACAACACTGTTTATACTACCGCAAAAGCag GGATGGAAGGGGTGGACAAGGAAAAAGTGCAGAGGGTAGTATATGAGATGAGCAAGGGGTCCAAGTATTTTGAACACGAGGAAAAGAAAGAAGCTTACATGAAGCAGAAAATCGAGAGTTTTCGGGCGCAGCTTGCAAAGCTTACGGACTCAGATGTATCACACCATCAGAAG ATTGCTGATAGAAAAATTGCAGAATTGGAAGCCACCCGTGATCTGTCAAGGATTTGGTTACATGTAGATATGGATGCTTTTTATGCAGCCGTTGAAACACTGAGCAATCCTTCTCTAGAAGGCAAGCCAATGGCTGTTGGTAGCATGTCTATGCTATCAACAGCTAATTATGAG GCACGGAAATTTGGGGTTAGAGCTGCAATGCCTGGATTTATTGCACGTAAACTGTGTCCTGAACTAATTTTTGTTCCAATCGACTTCAAGAAATACACTCATATTAGTGGTTTAACTAGAAAAG TTTTCCACAGGTACGATCCGAACTTTCTAGCTGCAAGTTTGGATGAGGCTTACCTAGATATAACAAATTTCTGCAATGACAAAGGGATGACCGGTGCACAA GTGGCTGAAGAGCTTAGAGAATGTATTCACGAGGAGACTGGACTCACATGTAGTGCTGGGGTGGCACCAAATCGCTTGCTTGCCAAG GTTTGTTCAGATATCAATAAGCCAAATGGTCAGTTTATTTTGCCAAATGAGCGTGCGGCTGTTGTGACATTTATATCATCACTACCTATAAGGAAG ATTGGGGGCATTGGTAAAGTGACTGAAAATATTTTGAAAGGAGTGCTCGGAATTACGACCTGTGAGGAAATGCTGCAGAAAAGTAGTATCATATGTGCACTATTTCCTCATACATCTGCAG ATTTCTTTTTATCTGTCAGTTTGGGGATTGGGAGGACAGATACGCCTCAAGTGACCCAGAGGAAAAGTATGAGTACAGAAAGAACATTCTCATCTACAGGAAATGAGACATTGATTTTCCAGAAATTAG TTGATCTTTCAGAAAATCTTTCCTCCGACATGAAGAAAGAAGGCATCCATGGAAGAACATTGACATTAAAGTTGAAAACAGCATGTTTTGAG gTTCGAACTTGGGCAGTGACTCTACCATATTATACTTGCTCAAGTGAGGACATTTTGAAACACGCGAAGAAGCTTCTCAAGGCTGAACTTCCGGTATCACTCAGACTCATGG GACTGCGAATGTCACACTTCAGTGAAGGCAGAGAAGGTGTTGCAGCTGATCCTAAACAAAAGACACTTTCTAACTTTCTAGTGGCAGAGGATGCTTCTGGACGAGGGCCCAGAGCTCAAGCACAGTCAGAGTCCAGTTTATGTAGTGATATACAAGAACCATCCGAATCAATTGATTTTGCAGATACCCATCAGATACGAGACTCTGAACACACGGGCACAAGTCATTTTCACAGTGAAGCTGAAACTCAAGAAACTTTTGATCACCAGATTGACAATTTCAATGCAAAG GTTTCTCATCACGATACAGTTGGAGCTTCGACAGAGCTCCTTCCAGCAGGAACTGGTCGATTAGTGGAAAGTGATTTGTCGTCTGGGCTGTTTGAGGAAATCAGTTTTGATCAACAGAAGAGAAACTGCAGCAACGACGAGACAGGGTCTTCACTATATCCTAGAGAATCCATGTTTTGGTTGAATGACTACCAATGCTCTGTATGTGGAGCCGAACTGCCTCCCAGCTTTACGGAGGAAAGGCAAGAGCATTTCGATTTCCATCTCGCTGAGCGTCTGCAAGATGAGGAGTCGAGCAACAAAAACAGACTTGTTAAGCCTAAGCTAAG GTTCGTCGAGAAGGAAGAGACGAGCTATAATCGACAGAAAAAGAAGCAGAAAAGATCTCCTTCACGGGGTAAGCACATTCCAATCGATGTGTTCTTTGCAAAGACAAGCCAAAACTTCTGA